Proteins from one Sphingomonas sp. HF-S4 genomic window:
- a CDS encoding endonuclease III domain-containing protein: MQSGFGFNGHDDLIRWQRALAPIRALAGPLPRRSPIGALVKSMISGRTRDGVSLAAYDRLVAAFGTPGRVLAAGRDEVLRCIGGVTHAEDKAGYVVDALERIAVERKGFDLGFLGPPPLEEALAWLERLPGVGRKVAAATLNGSTLDRPVLIVDSHVLRVLQRLGFVSHHAEARAASEAVTAAMPEWQGRDFLDFHIATKKLGQTLCRLDAADCAGCPLRADCRSH; the protein is encoded by the coding sequence ATGCAATCGGGGTTCGGTTTCAACGGGCACGACGATCTGATCCGCTGGCAGCGGGCGCTGGCGCCGATACGCGCGCTGGCCGGGCCGTTGCCGCGCCGTTCGCCGATCGGCGCGCTGGTCAAGTCGATGATCAGCGGGCGGACGCGCGACGGCGTCTCGCTCGCCGCCTATGACAGGCTGGTCGCCGCGTTCGGGACGCCCGGCCGCGTGCTTGCGGCGGGGCGCGACGAAGTGCTGCGCTGCATCGGCGGGGTCACCCATGCCGAGGACAAGGCGGGCTATGTCGTCGACGCGCTCGAGCGGATCGCGGTGGAGCGCAAGGGCTTCGACCTGGGCTTTCTCGGGCCGCCACCGCTTGAGGAAGCGCTCGCCTGGCTCGAGCGTCTGCCCGGCGTCGGCCGGAAGGTCGCCGCCGCGACGCTCAACGGCAGCACGCTCGATCGCCCGGTGCTGATCGTCGACAGCCATGTGTTGCGGGTGCTCCAGCGGCTGGGATTCGTCTCCCATCACGCCGAGGCGCGCGCGGCGAGCGAGGCAGTGACCGCGGCGATGCCCGAATGGCAGGGCCGCGATTTCCTCGACTTCCATATCGCCACCAAGAAGCTCGGGCAGACGCTGTGCCGCTTAGACGCGGCCGATTGCGCCGGCTGCCCGCTTCGCGCCGATTGCCGTTCGCATTGA
- a CDS encoding TorF family putative porin — protein MRYLTITLAGLMLAAATPALAQDEAEPAKPVTVTGGVTVTSDYRFRGLTQTDKKVALQGTVNVNHESGLYVGTWASTLDDEVSLPGYGDAEIDLYAGYTKTLDSGVGFDVGMLYYYYPGGADGLDTDFFEPYASVMYTVGPVTAKVGANYAWSGQSGLADQDSLYLRGDLTVGIPNTPVSLLGHIGHTDGQLGILAPDAKYTDWSLGAEIVHKFVKLGVQYVDTDITNDADYADAIGADPKVLFYATLSF, from the coding sequence ATGCGCTATTTGACGATCACCCTTGCTGGGCTGATGCTCGCCGCCGCTACGCCTGCGCTGGCGCAGGACGAGGCCGAACCCGCCAAGCCGGTCACCGTAACTGGGGGCGTGACGGTCACTTCGGACTATCGCTTCCGCGGCCTGACCCAGACCGACAAGAAGGTCGCGCTCCAGGGCACCGTCAACGTCAATCACGAATCGGGCCTCTATGTCGGCACTTGGGCGTCCACGCTCGATGACGAGGTGTCGCTGCCGGGCTATGGCGACGCCGAGATCGACCTTTACGCCGGCTACACCAAGACGCTCGACAGCGGCGTCGGCTTCGATGTGGGCATGCTCTATTACTATTATCCGGGCGGCGCGGACGGCCTCGATACCGATTTCTTCGAGCCCTATGCCTCGGTGATGTACACCGTCGGCCCGGTCACCGCCAAGGTCGGCGCCAATTATGCCTGGAGCGGTCAATCGGGCCTCGCCGACCAGGACAGCCTGTATCTGCGCGGCGACTTGACCGTCGGCATCCCCAACACCCCGGTAAGCCTGCTCGGCCATATCGGTCACACAGACGGCCAGCTGGGCATCCTTGCCCCCGATGCCAAGTACACCGACTGGTCGCTCGGTGCCGAGATCGTGCACAAGTTCGTCAAGCTGGGCGTCCAATATGTCGATACCGACATTACCAACGACGCCGACTATGCCGATGCGATCGGCGCGGATCCCAAGGTGCTGTTCTACGCGACGCTCAGCTTCTGA
- a CDS encoding carbohydrate binding domain-containing protein: MNVRIALALGAALPALFAVPGIAQQAQTGDDALAEKVINNTDPASFQTYGLTPAAKTVADKAVQGGKALRIPVTGSGNPWSIGVNVPLTKPVKAGDRIIVAFYARLSQAAAPSAKLNAQLQLSAAPYSAIFAKGFDVTAEWQFLQFAGKADKAYPAGAITAAFHVNTGNHVLDLGPVAVLDMGQ, from the coding sequence ATGAACGTGCGGATCGCACTCGCGCTGGGGGCGGCGCTGCCTGCCTTGTTCGCCGTGCCGGGGATCGCGCAGCAGGCGCAGACGGGCGACGATGCGCTCGCTGAGAAGGTGATCAACAACACCGATCCGGCGAGCTTCCAGACCTATGGCCTGACGCCCGCGGCCAAGACCGTCGCCGACAAGGCGGTGCAAGGCGGCAAGGCGCTGCGAATCCCGGTGACGGGCAGCGGCAATCCGTGGAGCATCGGGGTCAACGTGCCGCTGACCAAGCCGGTCAAGGCGGGGGACAGGATCATCGTCGCCTTCTACGCCAGGCTGAGCCAGGCGGCGGCGCCGAGCGCCAAGCTCAACGCCCAGCTCCAGCTCTCGGCGGCGCCCTATAGCGCGATCTTCGCCAAGGGCTTCGACGTGACGGCGGAGTGGCAGTTCCTTCAGTTCGCTGGCAAGGCCGACAAGGCGTACCCCGCGGGGGCGATCACCGCGGCATTCCACGTCAATACCGGCAACCATGTCCTTGATCTCGGCCCGGTCGCGGTGTTGGACATGGGGCAGTAG
- the lspA gene encoding signal peptidase II yields the protein MNLRVLGLLVAALVFLVDQGMKYYVTGPLGLNVQDASLTVLPIFDLRFVKNVGVSLGLLPATGSTMRWLLVALTGAIAAGVLWWMLREQKKPDVIALGLVLGGALGNILDRTRLGYVVDFADLHFGEWRPFLVFNVADAAITIGVLILLIRALFVRDKAGQAPAVENDVNA from the coding sequence ATGAATCTGCGTGTGCTCGGGCTGCTCGTCGCGGCCCTCGTGTTCTTGGTCGACCAGGGCATGAAATATTACGTCACCGGGCCGCTGGGGCTCAACGTGCAGGATGCGTCGCTGACCGTGCTGCCGATCTTCGACCTGCGCTTCGTCAAGAATGTCGGGGTGTCGCTGGGGCTGCTGCCCGCGACCGGCAGCACGATGCGCTGGCTGCTGGTGGCGCTGACCGGGGCGATCGCCGCCGGCGTGTTGTGGTGGATGCTGCGCGAGCAGAAGAAGCCCGATGTGATCGCGCTGGGCCTCGTGCTCGGCGGCGCGCTGGGCAATATCCTGGATCGCACTCGGCTCGGCTATGTCGTCGATTTCGCCGATCTGCATTTCGGCGAGTGGCGCCCTTTTTTGGTCTTCAATGTCGCCGATGCGGCGATTACCATCGGCGTGCTGATCCTGTTGATCCGCGCCCTGTTCGTGCGCGATAAGGCCGGGCAAGCGCCCGCTGTGGAGAATGACGTCAATGCGTAA
- the ubiG gene encoding bifunctional 2-polyprenyl-6-hydroxyphenol methylase/3-demethylubiquinol 3-O-methyltransferase UbiG, with protein sequence MANATKATIDPGEAEHFGKLAADWWNPRGSSAMLHRLNPARLAYLREVTDAHFDSDGMSFAPLAGRTALDVGCGAGLLAEPLARLGARVTGLDAAPENIGAARAHAAAVGLDIDYVAGGIEDLPSRRFDLVTSMEVIEHVSDPGAFIAGLADALAPGGLMVLSTPNRTASSHLAMITLGEGTGAIPKGTHDWHQFLTPDELTALLEAAGLQVGDLRGLGFSPARGFVLRDDTSLDYLVTARRV encoded by the coding sequence ATGGCGAACGCAACCAAAGCAACTATTGACCCCGGTGAAGCTGAGCATTTCGGCAAGCTCGCCGCGGACTGGTGGAATCCGCGCGGATCGTCGGCGATGCTGCACCGGCTCAATCCGGCGCGGCTCGCCTATCTGCGCGAAGTGACCGACGCGCATTTCGACAGCGACGGCATGTCGTTCGCGCCGCTCGCCGGCAGGACCGCGCTCGATGTCGGCTGCGGCGCCGGGTTGCTCGCCGAGCCGCTCGCCCGGCTGGGGGCAAGGGTAACCGGGCTCGACGCAGCGCCAGAAAATATCGGCGCCGCCCGCGCCCACGCCGCCGCGGTCGGACTCGACATCGACTATGTCGCCGGCGGGATCGAGGACCTGCCCAGCCGCCGCTTCGATCTCGTCACCTCGATGGAAGTCATCGAACACGTCTCGGATCCCGGCGCGTTCATTGCCGGCCTGGCCGATGCGCTCGCCCCGGGCGGCCTGATGGTCCTTTCGACCCCGAATCGTACGGCATCATCGCACCTCGCGATGATCACCCTGGGCGAAGGCACCGGCGCGATCCCGAAGGGGACGCACGACTGGCACCAATTCCTCACCCCCGACGAACTGACCGCGCTGCTCGAAGCCGCCGGCTTACAGGTCGGCGACCTGCGCGGGCTTGGCTTCTCGCCCGCGCGCGGCTTCGTGTTGCGCGACGACACCAGTCTCGACTATCTGGTCACCGCGCGCAGGGTCTGA
- a CDS encoding response regulator: protein MAKRVLVVEDNELNLKLFCDLLRAHDFAAEPVVDGREAVAKARDFRPDLIVMDIQMPHVTGFDLIREMKLDAELRAIPIMAVTAYAGREDEDRIRAAGANAYVSKPISLVRFMEEVRALVPAEVEAEPDTPPEDSET from the coding sequence GTGGCAAAAAGGGTTCTCGTTGTCGAGGACAACGAACTCAATCTGAAGCTGTTCTGCGACTTGCTGCGCGCGCACGATTTTGCCGCGGAGCCGGTGGTCGACGGGCGCGAGGCCGTCGCCAAGGCGCGCGACTTCAGGCCCGACCTGATCGTGATGGACATCCAGATGCCGCACGTCACCGGATTCGACCTGATCCGCGAGATGAAGCTCGACGCCGAGCTGCGCGCGATCCCGATCATGGCGGTGACCGCCTATGCCGGCCGCGAGGACGAGGACCGCATCCGCGCGGCAGGGGCCAACGCCTATGTTTCCAAGCCGATCTCGCTGGTGCGGTTCATGGAGGAAGTGCGGGCGCTGGTGCCGGCGGAGGTGGAAGCCGAGCCCGACACGCCGCCGGAAGATTCGGAGACCTGA
- a CDS encoding tRNA-binding protein produces the protein MHMTHDASAPAAETIGFDQFLAVDIRVGTIVEALPFPEARKPAYKLVIDFGPTIGRKRSSAQITEHYAIEELPGMQVAAVVNFPPRQIGPVMSEVLTLGFPDAEGKVVLFRPTTPVPNGGRLF, from the coding sequence ATGCACATGACTCACGACGCATCGGCCCCGGCGGCGGAAACCATCGGCTTCGACCAGTTCCTTGCGGTCGACATCCGCGTCGGCACGATCGTCGAGGCGCTGCCCTTTCCCGAGGCGCGGAAGCCGGCGTACAAGCTGGTGATCGATTTCGGGCCGACGATCGGACGGAAGCGCTCCTCGGCGCAGATCACCGAGCATTACGCGATCGAGGAACTGCCGGGGATGCAGGTGGCGGCCGTGGTCAACTTCCCGCCGCGGCAGATCGGGCCAGTGATGTCGGAAGTGCTGACGCTCGGCTTTCCCGACGCCGAGGGCAAGGTCGTGCTGTTCCGGCCCACCACTCCCGTCCCGAACGGAGGCAGGCTGTTCTGA
- a CDS encoding RidA family protein, whose amino-acid sequence MTQAIDAKLAELGLSLPDAAAPIAAYVPAVAVGGLLHVSGQLPFKDGAVMTGTLGDDRDLAFGQEAAQRCGLMLVAQIRKALGGDLSRVERIVKLGVFVNSTPDFTDQPKVANGASELMQALFGDAGRHARSAVSVPSLPLGAAVEIDAVVAIRN is encoded by the coding sequence ATGACCCAAGCAATCGACGCGAAGCTGGCCGAGCTCGGCCTCTCCCTCCCCGACGCCGCGGCGCCGATCGCCGCCTATGTGCCCGCCGTCGCGGTGGGCGGGCTGCTCCATGTCTCGGGCCAGCTCCCGTTCAAGGACGGCGCGGTGATGACGGGCACGCTCGGCGACGACCGCGACCTCGCCTTCGGCCAGGAGGCGGCGCAGCGCTGCGGGCTGATGCTCGTCGCGCAGATCCGCAAGGCGCTGGGCGGCGATCTCTCTCGGGTCGAGCGGATCGTCAAACTCGGGGTGTTCGTCAATTCGACTCCGGACTTCACCGACCAGCCCAAGGTCGCCAACGGCGCCTCCGAGCTGATGCAGGCACTGTTCGGCGATGCCGGTCGGCATGCGCGCAGCGCAGTCAGCGTACCGTCGCTGCCGCTCGGTGCGGCGGTCGAGATCGACGCGGTGGTAGCGATTCGCAACTGA
- a CDS encoding aspartate kinase, which produces MARIVMKFGGTSMAGIERIRSVAARVKREWDAGNEVAVVVSAMAGDTDRLVNFCREASSLYDPREYDVVVSSGEQVTSGLLAVALQSIGVPARSWLGSQVAIHTDAAHAKARIQSIDSTGLEEGWSRGEVAVIPGFQGITDDGSNRITTLGRGGSDTSAVAVAAAVKADRCDIYTDVDGVYTTDPRIVPRARKLKKVTYEEMLELASVGAKVLQTRSVGLAMKEQVRVQVLSSFTGDDAPMADTLPGTMIVGEEEIQDVESQLITGIAHDKNEAKITLVAVPDKPGAVASIFTPLAEANINVDMIIQNIAHQSAGSASATDVTFTVPAADLARSIETLNQSKSDIGFAELIQDTRVAKISVVGVGMRSHAGVAATMFTTLGARGINIQAITTSEIKVSVLINEDETELAVRVLHTAYGLDAEDIAV; this is translated from the coding sequence ATGGCACGCATCGTGATGAAGTTCGGCGGCACCTCGATGGCCGGCATCGAGCGGATCCGCAGTGTGGCGGCGCGCGTCAAACGCGAATGGGACGCCGGCAACGAAGTTGCGGTGGTCGTCTCGGCGATGGCGGGGGACACCGACCGGCTGGTCAATTTCTGCCGCGAGGCGAGTTCGCTCTACGATCCGCGCGAATATGACGTGGTCGTCTCCAGCGGCGAGCAAGTCACCTCTGGGCTGCTCGCCGTCGCGCTCCAGTCGATCGGCGTGCCCGCGCGTTCGTGGCTCGGCTCGCAGGTGGCGATCCACACCGACGCGGCGCACGCCAAGGCGCGCATCCAGTCGATCGATTCGACCGGACTTGAGGAAGGCTGGAGCCGCGGCGAAGTCGCGGTGATCCCAGGCTTTCAGGGCATCACCGACGATGGCAGCAACCGCATCACGACGCTCGGCCGCGGCGGATCGGACACGTCGGCGGTGGCGGTGGCGGCGGCGGTGAAGGCCGATCGCTGCGACATCTACACCGATGTCGACGGCGTCTACACCACCGACCCGCGCATCGTGCCGCGCGCGCGGAAGCTCAAGAAGGTGACGTACGAAGAGATGCTGGAGCTCGCCAGCGTCGGGGCCAAGGTGCTCCAGACGCGCTCGGTGGGGCTGGCGATGAAGGAACAGGTCCGCGTCCAGGTGCTGTCGTCGTTCACCGGCGACGATGCACCGATGGCGGACACGCTGCCCGGGACGATGATCGTGGGCGAAGAGGAGATTCAGGACGTGGAAAGCCAGCTCATCACGGGCATCGCGCACGACAAGAACGAAGCCAAGATCACGCTGGTCGCGGTGCCCGACAAGCCCGGCGCAGTGGCATCGATCTTCACACCGCTCGCCGAAGCCAACATCAACGTCGACATGATCATCCAGAACATCGCGCACCAGAGCGCGGGTTCGGCGAGCGCGACCGACGTGACCTTTACCGTGCCTGCGGCGGACCTGGCGCGCTCGATCGAGACGCTCAACCAGTCCAAAAGCGACATCGGCTTTGCCGAGCTGATCCAGGATACGCGCGTCGCCAAGATCTCGGTGGTCGGCGTGGGGATGCGCAGCCATGCCGGCGTCGCCGCGACGATGTTCACCACGCTCGGCGCACGCGGGATCAACATCCAGGCGATCACCACCAGCGAGATCAAGGTCTCGGTGCTGATCAACGAGGACGAAACCGAGCTGGCGGTGCGCGTGCTCCACACGGCATATGGGCTCGACGCCGAGGATATCGCGGTCTGA
- a CDS encoding HAD family hydrolase, which produces MKPLLITDCDEVLLHMVRHFGTWLGEAHDIDFRPNGSDFTNSMRRRADESLVDAETMWNYLDGFFPDQMDRQTLVPHAREALAALAQHAEIVVLTNLKDHCREHRIAQLATHGIAHRVECNQGGKGGPVARLVAEFGNPVTVFVDDLEHHHESVARHAPWVHRLHMVAEPDIARHVAEAPHAHARIDDWREARGWIEARFAAGLTADAANG; this is translated from the coding sequence ATGAAACCCCTGCTCATCACCGATTGCGACGAAGTCCTGCTCCACATGGTCCGCCATTTCGGCACCTGGCTCGGCGAGGCGCATGACATCGACTTCCGCCCCAATGGCAGCGATTTCACCAATTCGATGCGCCGCCGCGCCGACGAATCGTTGGTCGATGCCGAGACGATGTGGAACTATCTCGACGGCTTCTTCCCCGATCAGATGGACCGCCAGACGCTCGTCCCCCACGCGCGCGAGGCGCTGGCCGCGCTTGCGCAGCATGCCGAGATCGTCGTGCTGACCAACCTCAAGGATCATTGCCGCGAACATCGCATAGCCCAGCTCGCCACGCACGGCATCGCACACCGCGTCGAGTGCAACCAGGGCGGCAAGGGCGGTCCGGTAGCGCGGCTGGTCGCCGAGTTCGGCAATCCGGTCACCGTTTTCGTCGACGATCTGGAGCATCACCACGAATCGGTCGCGCGCCACGCGCCGTGGGTCCACCGGCTCCATATGGTCGCCGAGCCGGACATCGCCCGGCACGTCGCGGAGGCGCCGCATGCCCATGCCCGGATCGACGATTGGCGCGAGGCGCGCGGCTGGATCGAGGCGCGCTTCGCCGCGGGGTTGACCGCCGATGCCGCGAATGGTTGA
- a CDS encoding DUF3035 domain-containing protein, with protein sequence MRKLITVAAGLALAGSLSACGKNGYDRARPDEFAVARAAPLVIPPDFALVPPRPGAPRPQDTTPSNQALDALFGGSQARSASENAALDAAGRTVAEPGARSTAGSPTTNVVDKGSTTRDIIAAPEGDGAAARATTPQ encoded by the coding sequence ATGCGTAAGTTGATCACCGTCGCTGCGGGCCTCGCGCTCGCCGGCTCGCTCTCCGCCTGCGGCAAGAACGGCTATGACCGCGCGCGCCCCGACGAATTCGCCGTCGCGCGCGCCGCGCCGCTGGTGATTCCGCCCGATTTCGCTTTGGTGCCGCCGCGGCCGGGTGCGCCGCGCCCGCAGGACACCACGCCGTCGAACCAGGCGCTCGACGCGCTGTTCGGCGGATCGCAGGCACGCAGCGCGTCGGAGAATGCCGCGCTCGACGCCGCCGGCCGCACCGTCGCCGAGCCGGGCGCGCGCAGCACTGCGGGCAGCCCGACCACCAACGTCGTCGACAAGGGCTCGACCACGCGCGACATCATCGCCGCCCCCGAGGGCGACGGCGCGGCCGCGCGAGCGACCACGCCGCAATAA
- a CDS encoding S41 family peptidase → MRKPAAAVLSLAMILSACGGSGGGGSVVMPPISGGGSTPTPTPPTTGCTLRDRQDWAAAQLREWYLFPETLPATLSPAGYTNVGDYIDALTATARSQGRDRYFTYVTSIAEENAYYSSGSSAGFGVRLSYESTAGRVFVAEAFEDTPALAAGIDRGAEIVAIGTSAANMRTVSSIMASSGAQGVTDALGPSTVGTTRILRVTDAAGTRDLSVAKADYTLTPVSSRYGAKILDDGGRRVGYVNLRTFISTADPALRAAFAQFKAAGITEVIVDLRYNGGGLVSIAELMGDLMGANRATSDVFSYTTFRPEKAAENETRFFQPKTQSIAPTRIAFIGTSGTASASELVVNAFIPYLHANAALIGTNTFGKPVGQIALDRAVCDDRLRVIAFATQNAARQGNYFSGLAGTVEASCRAGDDVAYPLGDAREASTKAALDFLAGRSCTAISTGGQGAMALRSAATVRELLTPERPSTVQREVPGAF, encoded by the coding sequence ATGCGCAAGCCTGCCGCTGCCGTGTTGAGCCTTGCGATGATCCTGTCCGCCTGCGGCGGGAGCGGCGGCGGCGGCTCGGTCGTCATGCCGCCGATCAGCGGCGGCGGCTCGACGCCGACTCCAACGCCACCCACCACGGGATGCACGCTGCGGGACCGTCAGGACTGGGCCGCGGCGCAGCTGCGCGAATGGTATCTCTTTCCCGAGACGCTGCCCGCCACCCTCAGTCCTGCCGGTTACACCAATGTCGGCGACTATATCGACGCGCTGACCGCGACTGCGCGCTCGCAGGGCCGCGACCGCTATTTCACCTACGTCACCTCGATCGCCGAGGAAAATGCCTATTACAGCTCGGGATCGAGTGCGGGGTTCGGCGTCCGCCTCTCGTACGAGTCGACCGCGGGGCGTGTCTTCGTCGCCGAAGCCTTTGAAGACACGCCGGCGCTGGCCGCGGGAATCGATCGCGGTGCCGAGATCGTCGCGATCGGGACCAGTGCGGCCAATATGCGCACGGTTTCGTCCATCATGGCGAGCAGCGGTGCCCAGGGCGTGACCGACGCGCTCGGCCCGTCGACCGTAGGAACCACGCGCATCCTTCGCGTCACCGACGCCGCCGGCACCCGCGATCTCAGCGTCGCCAAGGCAGACTATACGCTGACTCCGGTTTCCTCACGCTACGGCGCCAAGATCCTCGACGATGGCGGCCGCAGGGTGGGGTACGTCAACCTGCGCACTTTCATCTCGACCGCGGATCCGGCGCTGCGTGCGGCGTTCGCGCAGTTCAAGGCGGCTGGGATCACCGAAGTGATTGTCGACCTGCGCTACAATGGCGGGGGGCTCGTCTCGATCGCCGAGCTGATGGGCGACCTGATGGGCGCCAACCGCGCGACCAGCGACGTATTCAGCTACACGACGTTCCGCCCCGAAAAGGCGGCGGAGAACGAAACGCGCTTCTTCCAGCCAAAGACCCAGTCGATCGCGCCGACCCGCATCGCGTTCATCGGCACCAGCGGCACTGCCTCGGCAAGCGAACTCGTGGTCAACGCCTTCATTCCCTATCTCCACGCCAACGCCGCGCTGATCGGCACCAACACCTTTGGCAAGCCGGTCGGTCAGATCGCGCTCGACCGCGCCGTGTGCGACGATCGGCTGCGCGTGATCGCCTTCGCGACGCAGAATGCCGCGCGACAGGGCAATTACTTCAGCGGCCTCGCCGGCACTGTCGAGGCGAGCTGCCGCGCGGGCGACGACGTCGCCTATCCGCTGGGCGACGCGCGCGAGGCCTCGACCAAGGCGGCGCTGGACTTTCTCGCCGGCCGGAGCTGCACCGCGATCTCGACTGGCGGGCAGGGTGCGATGGCGCTGCGCTCGGCGGCGACTGTGCGGGAACTGCTGACTCCCGAACGGCCGAGCACCGTTCAGCGCGAAGTGCCGGGGGCGTTCTAG
- the ung gene encoding uracil-DNA glycosylase: MAEVKLHPSWLEPLKGEFADPYMATLRQFLVAEKAAGKRIFPAGSEWFRALDLTPLEDVRVVILGQDPYHGEGQAHGLCFSVKPGVRTPPSLVNIYKEMETDLGIPRARHGFLEHWAEQGVLLLNAVLTVQMSMAASHQGRGWERFTDAVIRLVNARAEPVVFLLWGSHAQKKAAFVDSTDKDGRHLVLKAPHPSPLSAHSGFFGSRHFSKANEFLVSRGQKPIDWALPEL; encoded by the coding sequence ATGGCCGAGGTCAAATTGCATCCAAGCTGGCTCGAACCGCTGAAAGGCGAGTTCGCCGATCCGTACATGGCGACACTGCGCCAGTTCCTCGTTGCCGAGAAGGCAGCGGGCAAGCGCATCTTCCCGGCGGGCAGCGAGTGGTTCCGCGCGCTCGACCTGACCCCGCTCGAGGATGTGCGCGTCGTCATCCTCGGCCAGGATCCGTATCATGGCGAGGGCCAGGCGCACGGCCTGTGTTTCTCGGTCAAGCCCGGCGTCCGCACCCCGCCGAGCCTGGTCAACATCTACAAGGAGATGGAGACCGATCTCGGCATCCCGCGCGCGCGCCACGGCTTTCTCGAACATTGGGCTGAGCAGGGTGTGCTGCTGCTCAACGCCGTGCTTACCGTCCAGATGAGCATGGCCGCATCGCACCAGGGGCGGGGCTGGGAGCGGTTCACCGACGCGGTAATCCGGCTGGTCAACGCGCGTGCCGAGCCGGTCGTGTTCCTGCTCTGGGGCAGCCACGCGCAAAAGAAGGCGGCGTTCGTCGATTCGACCGACAAGGACGGGCGGCATCTCGTGCTCAAGGCCCCGCACCCCTCGCCCCTCTCGGCGCATTCGGGATTCTTCGGCAGCCGGCACTTCTCCAAGGCGAACGAATTTCTCGTGAGTCGCGGCCAGAAGCCGATCGATTGGGCACTTCCCGAATTATAG
- a CDS encoding DUF3572 domain-containing protein — protein MPSTETNAEAIALQALVWTLGEPSRATRLLDLTGLDPAELRARAGEPALLAATLGFLESYEPDLIACAQALAVAPGDLVAARATLENA, from the coding sequence ATGCCGAGCACGGAAACAAATGCGGAGGCGATTGCGCTCCAAGCCCTCGTGTGGACGCTCGGCGAACCGAGCCGCGCGACGCGACTGCTCGATCTAACAGGCCTCGATCCCGCCGAGCTGCGCGCCCGTGCAGGCGAGCCGGCATTGCTCGCCGCGACGCTCGGCTTCCTCGAATCGTACGAGCCCGACCTGATCGCCTGCGCGCAAGCGCTGGCGGTCGCACCGGGCGATCTCGTCGCCGCCCGCGCGACGCTGGAGAACGCATGA